From the bacterium genome, the window GCTTTTAATGCCTTAGGAATGGATATATCTACATTTTCAGCTACCAGGATAAGAAGGAGGATAAACGGTCAGGGAATGGAATTAGATCTTATTCAACCTGCTAAGAGAGAAGGCATAGATATCTTATTGGTGGTAGAAGTTAAGACTTATCTTCGCACAGAAGATGTGCATAACTTTTTGGATAAGCTTGGGAGGTTCTACGAATTCTTTGAAGAGTATCGTGACCGGCGGATTATTGGAGTAATGGCCTTTATGAATTACGTTGAGGAATCAAAATTGTATGCTGAGAGGCAAGGTTTCTATATCCTTGCTCCTTCTGGTGAGACAGTTACTATTCAAAATAGCCCAGGTTTCGAGCCAAAGGTATGGAGATACGTTGGAAAAAATTAAGAGTCTCCACGAGTTAAAGGAGATAATTGGTGGGTTAAAGAAAGAAGGCCATCGCATTGTTTTCACTAATGGTTGCTTTGATCTCCTCCATGTAGGGCATGTCAGGTGTCTTAAGAAAGCCAAAGAATTTGGAGATATCCTGGTGGTTGCCCTGAATAGCGACTTATCGGTTAAAGGGCTAAAGGGCCAGGGTCGTCCACTCCTCCCTGAAGAGGAACGAGCGGAGATTTTAGCGGCGCTGGAATGCGTGGATTACGTAGTTATCTTTGAGGAACCTGATCCGGTTCGGGTTATTTCCACTCTTCTGCCTGATGTTCTGATAAAGGGGGATGAGTATAGCCTGAGCGAGATTAAGGGGAGGGAAATAGTGGAAGCCGGCGGCGGGGAGGTGGTTAGAATCCCCCTCATCAAGGGACGTTCTACCAGCGGTCTCATCCAGCTTGTAAAAAAGCTGCCAGAGGAATAATACCACATCGTTTTGAAGAGCCAATAGGCCATATAGCCAAGAGAGAAGGGATTATTATCCCTATTTCCTCTTGGCTAATGGCTAATTTTACAGGGAGGTGGATTTAACATGAGGATAATGTTAGATAATGCCCTTAGTGGTGTCAAGGCCCATCAGCAGCGACTGGAGGTAGAAAGCCATAACCTGGCTAATGTGAATACCCCAGGATTTAAGGCCTCCAGAGCCACT encodes:
- the rfaE2 gene encoding D-glycero-beta-D-manno-heptose 1-phosphate adenylyltransferase — translated: MEKIKSLHELKEIIGGLKKEGHRIVFTNGCFDLLHVGHVRCLKKAKEFGDILVVALNSDLSVKGLKGQGRPLLPEEERAEILAALECVDYVVIFEEPDPVRVISTLLPDVLIKGDEYSLSEIKGREIVEAGGGEVVRIPLIKGRSTSGLIQLVKKLPEE